One region of Gemmobacter fulvus genomic DNA includes:
- a CDS encoding efflux RND transporter periplasmic adaptor subunit, with the protein MRRTWILGAVALVGLAAAGWFLTERPLTVTVVVAETGVPLRLYGLGSVEARILSRVGFEVGAALVSVSADAGDAVKAGQELAALHPAEQIARVARAQAAVAANAAGQAKADAAVARAQAVLAQRIAANDRQKELARQDVASIQRAEEAQRDEDVARAELALAEADLAVISAQGADAAAALQLEQTLLAHHRLVAPYDAVIVARNVEPGTVVKAGDPIFILVDPATVWVQAFIDEERAGQLALGQEGVIRLRSQPAAEFHGTVARIGLESDRVNEERRVWLTCSDCPEAMFLGEQAEVRILTGIRDNALMVPEVAITGFDGFRGIVWLVQDGRLRRAELTFGARDDRGRVEVTGGLPEGAAIVAMPPKGADEGRLARIGDAP; encoded by the coding sequence ATGCGCAGAACCTGGATCCTTGGCGCGGTTGCACTGGTTGGGCTGGCGGCGGCGGGCTGGTTTCTGACCGAACGGCCCCTGACTGTGACGGTTGTCGTGGCTGAAACCGGGGTGCCCTTGCGCCTTTACGGTCTAGGTTCCGTCGAGGCCCGGATCCTGTCGCGCGTCGGGTTCGAAGTTGGCGCGGCATTGGTGTCGGTGTCGGCAGATGCAGGGGATGCGGTCAAGGCCGGACAGGAACTGGCCGCCTTGCATCCGGCTGAGCAGATAGCGCGCGTTGCGCGGGCGCAGGCAGCGGTTGCGGCAAATGCCGCCGGTCAGGCCAAGGCCGATGCCGCAGTGGCGCGGGCGCAGGCAGTTCTGGCACAGCGCATTGCCGCGAACGATCGACAGAAGGAACTTGCGCGGCAGGACGTCGCCTCTATCCAGCGAGCCGAGGAGGCACAGCGCGACGAGGATGTGGCGCGGGCCGAACTGGCCTTGGCCGAAGCCGATCTGGCCGTGATCAGCGCGCAGGGCGCAGATGCGGCGGCCGCCTTGCAACTGGAACAAACCTTGCTCGCCCATCACCGGCTGGTCGCACCCTATGATGCGGTTATTGTGGCCCGCAATGTCGAGCCGGGCACGGTGGTCAAGGCCGGAGATCCGATCTTTATACTGGTTGATCCCGCAACCGTCTGGGTTCAGGCCTTCATCGACGAAGAACGCGCCGGCCAACTGGCGCTTGGCCAAGAGGGCGTCATCCGCCTGCGGTCACAGCCCGCGGCCGAGTTTCACGGCACCGTCGCCCGGATCGGGCTGGAAAGTGACCGCGTGAACGAAGAGCGCCGCGTCTGGCTGACCTGTTCCGACTGCCCCGAAGCGATGTTCCTTGGCGAACAGGCCGAAGTACGCATCCTGACCGGCATACGCGACAACGCGCTGATGGTGCCCGAGGTGGCGATCACCGGCTTTGACGGCTTTCGCGGCATAGTCTGGCTGGTGCAGGATGGTCGGTTGCGCCGCGCCGAGCTGACCTTTGGCGCGCGCGACGACCGGGGCCGGGTCGAGGTGACAGGCGGCCTGCCCGAGGGTGCCGCGATTGTCGCCATGCCGCCGAAAGGCGCCGACGAAGGCAGACTGGCCCGGATCGGGGACGCGCCATGA
- a CDS encoding ABC transporter ATP-binding protein, producing the protein MAIGDILVDVQAVAKHYGDGETRVDALRQVDLQVRAGEVIALLGPSGSGKTTLLNIIGCILDPSSGRVVLDGDPVFDGKWLRSDLRRLRLDKIGFIFQAHNLLPFLTAAENVSLVLDLAGWAPEKGKERAKELLDYLEVGHRAPVKPALLSGGEAQRVAIARALANRPRIILADEPTAALDSKRAQLVMDLLRKLAAEQEACILTVTHDEKIFDRFDRLIHLRDGKLADD; encoded by the coding sequence ATGGCGATCGGTGATATTCTGGTCGATGTGCAGGCCGTGGCCAAGCACTATGGCGATGGCGAAACCCGCGTCGATGCCCTCCGCCAGGTTGACCTGCAGGTGCGTGCAGGCGAGGTGATCGCACTTCTAGGGCCGTCGGGGTCTGGCAAGACGACGCTTCTGAACATCATCGGCTGCATCCTTGACCCGTCCTCGGGCCGCGTGGTGCTGGACGGTGATCCGGTCTTTGACGGCAAATGGCTGCGCAGCGATCTGCGCCGCCTGCGGCTGGACAAGATTGGCTTCATCTTTCAAGCGCACAACCTGCTGCCCTTCCTGACGGCGGCAGAAAATGTATCCCTCGTCCTCGACCTTGCCGGTTGGGCGCCCGAAAAGGGAAAGGAGCGGGCAAAAGAGCTTCTCGATTATCTCGAGGTCGGCCACCGCGCCCCGGTCAAGCCCGCACTGCTGTCAGGGGGCGAGGCGCAGCGGGTTGCCATCGCACGCGCGCTGGCCAACCGCCCGCGGATCATCCTTGCGGACGAGCCGACCGCGGCATTGGACAGCAAACGCGCACAATTGGTCATGGACCTGCTGCGAAAGCTTGCCGCCGAACAGGAAGCCTGCATCCTGACGGTCACCCATGACGAGAAAATCTTCGACCGCTTCGATCGGCTTATCCATCTGCGCGACGGAAAATTGGCAGATGATTAG
- a CDS encoding cytochrome b, with product MPSPKGYTRLQIALHWGAALLIVQQYLFKDAIAAAWDATTKGLETTFNPLVLAHVAGGALVMLFALWRLSIRARRGAPAMVGDNAMQRALAKAAHVGLYALMILMPLSGSMAWFGGVDLAAQGHNVLKIVLLALVALHFVGSLYHHFVLKDGLINRMRRAEG from the coding sequence ATGCCAAGCCCCAAAGGATACACCCGTCTTCAGATCGCATTGCACTGGGGCGCGGCCCTGCTGATCGTGCAGCAATACCTGTTCAAGGATGCCATTGCTGCCGCATGGGACGCGACGACGAAAGGTCTGGAAACCACCTTCAATCCGCTGGTTCTGGCCCATGTCGCAGGCGGAGCGCTGGTCATGCTGTTTGCGCTGTGGCGGCTGTCGATCCGGGCACGGCGCGGCGCGCCCGCCATGGTCGGCGACAATGCGATGCAGCGCGCCTTGGCAAAGGCCGCGCATGTCGGGCTTTACGCGCTGATGATCCTGATGCCGCTCAGCGGGTCGATGGCCTGGTTCGGCGGCGTCGATCTGGCTGCGCAAGGGCACAACGTGCTGAAGATCGTGCTGCTGGCACTGGTTGCGCTGCATTTTGTGGGCTCGCTGTATCACCACTTTGTGCTGAAAGATGGCCTGATCAACCGCATGCGCCGGGCCGAGGGCTGA
- a CDS encoding ABC transporter permease: MNLALKDIRHGLFRFVLTCFGLGLLMTVVLAMIGIYNGLVADALAVVEAPAADVWVVEAGTKGPFAEASSIPADSRNTVARMPGVAEAGAINYQTVEAPFLDRTLRLYVVGYEPGRPGGPQVIAEGRGIGTSHFELVADRKTSLVLGDTIRLGRNRFTVVGLVEGAMNSGGDPAVYMTLADAMALQTELAPADQRVQAARGAGAVKSASVAAVIVRITPGADVDLLTATLRQWKHLAALSQIEQENILLASVVDKARRQIGLFLGILLAVSAVVIALIIYTMTMEKLKQIATLKLIGAPDRTIIGLIVQQSLILGTAGWGIGLILILLVKDVFPRRVVLEPFNVAVLAGIIVVVCLAASGLGVRAALKVDPATALGG; encoded by the coding sequence ATGAATCTGGCGCTGAAAGACATCCGGCATGGGCTGTTCCGCTTTGTGCTGACCTGCTTTGGCTTGGGCCTGCTGATGACGGTCGTTCTGGCGATGATCGGCATCTACAATGGCCTTGTGGCTGATGCGCTGGCGGTGGTCGAGGCCCCCGCAGCGGATGTCTGGGTGGTCGAGGCGGGCACCAAGGGGCCTTTCGCCGAAGCCTCCTCCATTCCCGCCGACAGCCGCAATACCGTGGCGCGCATGCCCGGCGTGGCCGAAGCGGGTGCCATCAATTACCAGACCGTGGAGGCCCCGTTTCTTGACCGGACCTTGCGGCTCTACGTCGTTGGGTATGAGCCGGGGCGACCGGGTGGCCCGCAGGTCATCGCTGAAGGGCGCGGCATCGGCACCAGCCATTTCGAACTGGTGGCCGACCGCAAGACCAGCCTTGTGCTGGGTGATACCATCCGCCTTGGCCGCAACCGCTTTACCGTGGTCGGGCTGGTCGAAGGGGCGATGAACTCGGGCGGCGATCCGGCGGTCTATATGACGCTTGCCGATGCGATGGCGCTGCAAACGGAACTTGCTCCGGCAGATCAACGGGTGCAGGCCGCGCGCGGGGCGGGGGCGGTCAAGTCGGCCTCGGTGGCGGCGGTAATCGTGCGCATCACCCCCGGCGCGGATGTCGATTTGCTGACAGCAACCTTGCGGCAATGGAAGCATCTGGCGGCCCTTAGCCAGATCGAACAGGAAAATATCCTGCTGGCCTCGGTCGTGGACAAGGCGCGGCGTCAGATCGGGCTGTTTCTGGGTATCCTGCTGGCGGTGTCGGCCGTGGTGATCGCGCTGATCATCTACACCATGACCATGGAAAAGCTGAAGCAGATCGCCACGCTGAAACTGATCGGCGCCCCCGACCGCACCATCATCGGGCTGATCGTGCAGCAATCGCTGATCCTTGGGACCGCAGGTTGGGGCATCGGTCTGATCCTGATCCTGCTGGTCAAAGATGTCTTTCCGCGCCGCGTCGTGCTGGAGCCGTTCAACGTGGCCGTTCTGGCCGGGATCATCGTCGTGGTTTGTCTGGCCGCCAGCGGTCTGGGCGTGCGCGCGGCCCTGAAGGTGGACCCCGCCACCGCGCTGGGAGGCTGA
- a CDS encoding tyrosine-type recombinase/integrase, with translation MMKHRAMAEIRRVGFRAIVYVDSTPAAAFCHMLDGMTPESLEALMFKLTGSVSGGTILVTDLDGNPVEPICRFAAYLLAKAYSPNTALAYARDLIHLWTFLSTQGIHWTSFSPELSAAFLGHLRSVPANRKRRDTSIRLVVSEGAPVAKGLSAATINRALVAVDAFYRWAIFTGAFSVANPIVKKQDQTSWRVSDRHRPFLTGILRQRSEVRELRLKTMQRLPRPMNQQQVEGLMAATRNLRDRSLVLLMLNGGLRPGEVLGLHLADIGYGRRRIFVRCRDDHPKGARSKSRVERVVDLHDGETLETLNAYVMHERPSDADIPFVFLVGGTGVNRQEPLSYSALARLFARACERAEIREPWMTPHALRHTHATRMWEAGMRELTLQKRLGHASPESTRIYTRVSDAVVVAEYRHALGLDRPSQTTDGEAL, from the coding sequence ATGATGAAACATCGCGCGATGGCGGAAATCCGCAGAGTGGGCTTTCGAGCTATCGTTTATGTGGACAGCACGCCCGCGGCGGCGTTTTGCCATATGCTGGACGGTATGACCCCGGAATCTCTTGAGGCGCTGATGTTCAAACTGACAGGTTCCGTTAGCGGCGGCACAATTCTGGTGACAGATTTGGACGGTAATCCAGTCGAGCCGATCTGTCGATTTGCTGCCTACTTGCTGGCGAAAGCATATTCGCCCAACACCGCCCTCGCCTATGCGCGCGACCTCATTCATCTCTGGACCTTTCTCTCAACACAAGGAATTCATTGGACCTCCTTCTCCCCTGAACTCTCAGCCGCCTTCCTGGGGCACCTTCGGTCGGTGCCAGCCAATCGCAAGCGCCGGGACACTTCGATCAGACTTGTGGTGAGTGAGGGGGCGCCCGTTGCAAAAGGACTGTCGGCCGCCACGATCAATCGCGCCCTTGTGGCGGTCGACGCCTTCTATCGTTGGGCGATTTTCACCGGAGCGTTCAGCGTGGCAAACCCGATCGTGAAGAAACAAGATCAAACATCTTGGCGGGTGAGCGACAGGCACAGGCCGTTTCTGACTGGGATTTTACGGCAGAGGTCTGAGGTCAGAGAATTGCGCCTCAAGACCATGCAGCGGCTTCCAAGACCGATGAATCAGCAACAGGTCGAAGGCCTAATGGCCGCCACGCGCAATCTCCGCGATCGCAGCTTGGTATTGCTGATGCTGAACGGAGGCCTTCGCCCCGGAGAAGTCCTCGGCTTACATCTGGCCGATATCGGCTACGGGCGCCGCCGCATCTTCGTGCGCTGCCGCGATGATCATCCAAAGGGCGCACGATCGAAGTCCCGCGTCGAGCGCGTAGTCGATTTGCATGATGGCGAGACACTGGAAACCCTGAACGCATACGTCATGCACGAACGACCAAGTGATGCTGACATTCCTTTCGTGTTCCTGGTCGGCGGCACAGGCGTAAACCGTCAAGAACCGCTGTCCTATTCTGCGCTGGCGCGACTTTTCGCTCGCGCATGTGAGCGCGCCGAGATCCGTGAGCCGTGGATGACCCCGCACGCCCTTCGCCACACCCATGCGACGCGCATGTGGGAGGCAGGGATGCGAGAACTGACATTACAGAAGCGATTGGGTCATGCCTCGCCGGAATCGACCAGAATTTACACAAGGGTATCCGACGCCGTAGTGGTCGCCGAGTATCGACACGCCTTGGGTCTGGACCGTCCTTCGCAAACAACGGACGGAGAGGCTCTGTGA
- a CDS encoding tyrosine-type recombinase/integrase — protein sequence MTQLYFTDGSALRAPVSVEGVAVDLTGVAGRIGLMDGMPFFLDRDGSYLHDVNRFFRACPTMGVCSRHSLRAYAHDIFVWMRFLEERRGGKQLWRADYNDVIAFHHARRLSDAPFQISAPSWNRAIAALDKLYRWALDEGLIASSPFRYDLSFRHGQGRGAPKVVEGNRARERAARPHDMQFVDLGRYLVFRDIGLKGRLPDGSEDPAWRGRNGERNAVFAELLVTTGMRLGEAGSLIIDELPRLTSDSPRILPFDLPGVITKGERPRRIRLPRRVLKLIEDYSDIERQIALAKTPPHPAVPLVLSPDGRNAVDGSGRRVALTRLRPQDRQRLLRSPDGRAEHVSLWLTERGQPVSSGTWEVAFRRAGQRCRAFGLDITVTPHMLRHTFAVNMLSMLIREQVGAIFNPTDAHGAAYRQMLGDPLRHLQHLLGHANITSTYIYLDSLAEAQELVDAAADRWTAELMADDR from the coding sequence ATGACGCAGCTTTATTTTACCGACGGATCGGCGCTGCGCGCGCCGGTTTCGGTCGAAGGCGTTGCGGTCGATCTGACAGGGGTCGCTGGCAGGATCGGTCTGATGGATGGCATGCCGTTCTTTCTGGATCGGGACGGAAGCTACTTGCATGACGTGAACCGGTTCTTTCGCGCCTGTCCGACCATGGGGGTGTGTTCGCGGCACAGTTTGCGTGCCTACGCCCATGACATTTTCGTCTGGATGCGGTTTCTGGAAGAACGGCGTGGTGGCAAGCAGCTTTGGCGTGCCGACTACAACGATGTCATCGCGTTTCACCATGCACGGCGTTTGTCCGATGCACCGTTCCAGATTTCGGCACCCAGTTGGAATAGGGCGATCGCGGCGCTCGACAAACTGTATCGGTGGGCTCTCGATGAGGGACTGATCGCATCCTCGCCGTTTCGATACGACCTATCCTTTCGTCATGGGCAAGGGCGGGGAGCGCCGAAGGTGGTCGAGGGCAACAGGGCGCGGGAACGTGCCGCGCGCCCGCATGACATGCAATTCGTTGATCTCGGGCGCTACCTCGTATTTCGGGATATCGGCCTGAAGGGTAGATTGCCGGACGGGTCCGAGGACCCAGCTTGGCGCGGCCGCAATGGGGAGCGGAATGCCGTGTTCGCGGAACTGCTCGTTACGACGGGGATGCGCCTCGGCGAGGCGGGAAGCCTGATTATTGACGAACTGCCTCGGTTGACCTCCGACAGCCCGCGGATACTTCCTTTCGATCTTCCGGGCGTGATCACCAAAGGCGAACGCCCGCGACGCATCCGGTTGCCTCGTCGGGTACTCAAACTAATCGAGGATTACAGCGATATCGAGCGCCAGATCGCCCTGGCAAAGACCCCGCCTCATCCGGCCGTCCCGCTCGTATTGTCACCCGATGGCCGCAACGCCGTCGATGGCAGTGGCCGACGCGTCGCCCTGACTAGGCTCCGTCCGCAAGATCGCCAACGGCTGCTGCGATCGCCGGACGGGAGGGCTGAACACGTGTCGCTCTGGCTCACCGAACGCGGCCAGCCCGTGTCGTCGGGCACTTGGGAGGTGGCATTTCGCAGGGCAGGCCAGCGGTGTCGGGCTTTCGGCCTCGATATCACCGTCACGCCGCACATGCTGCGGCACACTTTTGCGGTCAACATGCTGTCGATGCTGATCCGCGAACAGGTTGGCGCAATCTTCAACCCGACCGATGCGCACGGCGCCGCCTATCGCCAGATGCTTGGCGATCCGCTCCGCCATCTCCAACACCTCCTCGGCCACGCGAACATCACCAGCACCTACATCTATCTCGACAGTCTTGCCGAGGCGCAGGAACTCGTCGATGCAGCGGCGGACCGCTGGACTGCCGAACTCATGGCAGACGACCGATGA
- a CDS encoding tyrosine-type recombinase/integrase yields the protein MTHVSPKSDVDRPVIFEHADEADYAAFLARIPMADSFRRKRLIYRSTFIESWPDIRDWFAAPLPIRIGCLNGDKQAHPTYPVSFRARSYLYYAAMTDRIRLDYDFLFAVGNMRVAETMEPLNAYEGLDALVADSAKIGYSATGVQAALRVVLPRLAMNTGVRSFGELRQHHLDEMIAGVDAFAARHDTHIFRNEKEDFPAGFQRSWRVKTRVLQLLLFQNGNDVIRPQIIQDKRKPIASPRPDLQEWANRWLERKRVSLARPTVDHMAVSMRHFVTYLSTRQPNILNFADINPELFNDYLRHLQFDIAPRTGAPLSINARRARAGTVAKFLSDGAAWDWPNFPTRPILDPNDLPKLAHRVPRFIPEDQLSRLMAQLPSLECEFQKAALLIARWSGARRGEVIRLRLDCLDQYPDGTFRLRIPAGKTMRERLVPLHDDAATALHEVIQRRLEANDRPIRDDKTGDLVRYVFFRRSGRMSADYLLQYPLNQMCRLAGLVDQDGKPIVTSHRFRHTVGTQLAERGAKLHTIMSVLGHQTPHMSMVYARISDAEVLRDYRSVLGPGEMIAGPGAEAIRAGKLSCAAIDWLKSNFIKTELELGHCLRLPSEGPCECDLYLSCAKFVTTKAYAGRLQERRKLELVLAEDARERGWSKEVERHQSTASRIERLLKDLGEEADP from the coding sequence GTGACCCATGTATCGCCAAAATCGGACGTCGACCGCCCTGTCATATTTGAGCACGCAGACGAAGCTGACTATGCGGCATTTCTGGCGCGCATCCCGATGGCTGACAGTTTTCGCCGCAAGCGGCTGATATACCGATCCACGTTTATTGAGAGTTGGCCGGATATCAGGGATTGGTTCGCTGCCCCCCTGCCCATCAGAATTGGCTGCCTAAATGGTGACAAGCAGGCCCACCCGACTTATCCGGTCAGCTTTCGGGCCCGCAGCTATCTTTATTACGCAGCCATGACCGACCGAATCCGGTTGGACTACGATTTCCTGTTCGCAGTCGGGAACATGCGTGTGGCGGAGACGATGGAGCCATTGAACGCCTATGAGGGGCTCGACGCATTGGTCGCGGACAGTGCGAAGATTGGCTATTCCGCAACCGGCGTGCAAGCAGCGCTCCGCGTGGTTTTGCCACGCCTTGCGATGAACACGGGTGTTCGCTCTTTCGGCGAACTTCGCCAGCATCACCTCGACGAAATGATCGCAGGTGTCGACGCCTTCGCCGCACGGCATGACACTCATATCTTCCGAAACGAGAAAGAAGACTTCCCGGCAGGCTTTCAGCGCAGCTGGCGGGTCAAAACCCGCGTTCTGCAGCTGCTCCTCTTCCAAAACGGGAATGATGTCATCCGGCCTCAGATTATCCAAGACAAACGCAAGCCGATCGCTTCGCCGAGGCCAGACCTCCAGGAATGGGCAAACCGGTGGCTTGAGAGAAAGCGGGTCAGTCTTGCTCGCCCGACGGTAGATCACATGGCCGTTTCGATGAGGCATTTTGTGACTTACTTGTCTACCCGACAGCCCAACATTTTGAACTTTGCTGATATCAATCCTGAGCTTTTCAACGATTACCTTCGCCACCTTCAGTTCGACATTGCACCACGCACAGGCGCGCCGCTGTCCATAAACGCTCGTCGAGCAAGGGCGGGCACTGTTGCCAAGTTCCTGTCTGATGGCGCGGCATGGGACTGGCCCAATTTTCCAACACGGCCGATTCTTGATCCGAACGATCTGCCGAAGTTGGCACACCGCGTGCCAAGGTTTATTCCAGAGGACCAGCTGTCGCGCCTTATGGCGCAGCTGCCGAGCCTCGAGTGTGAGTTTCAGAAGGCAGCGCTCCTGATCGCCCGCTGGTCTGGCGCTCGGCGGGGAGAGGTGATTCGGCTCCGCTTGGACTGCCTGGATCAGTATCCCGACGGGACCTTCCGACTGCGGATACCCGCTGGAAAGACTATGCGGGAACGCCTGGTGCCTTTGCATGACGACGCCGCAACGGCATTGCACGAAGTCATCCAGCGACGGCTCGAAGCCAACGACCGTCCGATCCGGGATGACAAGACTGGCGACTTGGTCCGCTATGTCTTCTTTCGCCGCAGCGGGCGGATGTCGGCAGACTATTTGCTACAATACCCCCTGAATCAGATGTGCAGACTCGCCGGGCTGGTCGATCAAGATGGAAAGCCGATAGTTACCAGCCATCGGTTTCGGCACACTGTGGGCACGCAACTTGCCGAACGAGGTGCCAAGTTGCACACGATCATGAGCGTCTTGGGGCATCAGACGCCGCACATGTCCATGGTCTACGCACGGATCAGCGACGCCGAAGTGCTGCGCGACTACCGCAGCGTTCTGGGACCCGGCGAAATGATTGCCGGACCGGGCGCAGAAGCGATCCGCGCAGGAAAGCTGTCATGCGCGGCGATCGACTGGCTTAAGTCGAACTTCATCAAGACCGAGCTCGAACTTGGCCATTGTCTACGCCTGCCGTCGGAGGGACCTTGCGAATGCGACCTGTATCTCAGCTGCGCCAAGTTCGTCACGACTAAAGCTTACGCTGGTCGGCTGCAAGAGCGGAGAAAACTCGAGTTAGTACTTGCTGAAGATGCGCGCGAGCGGGGATGGTCTAAAGAGGTCGAACGACATCAGAGCACAGCATCGCGCATCGAACGTCTGTTGAAGGATCTGGGTGAAGAAGCCGACCCATAG
- a CDS encoding DUF6878 family protein, which yields MTLTEPTLAPPMAPTTVDMAQIFAAHSERAARIEALRPGNKDRLFDGLIAAGITHVTVTFDGAGDSGQIESIGAWSGETAVDFPATEIAYAALTWDDPEVEMRQLSLEDVVEQLAYDFLSDTHGGWENNDGAWGEFCFDAAARCIHLEFNEMGWLPPSPAATPVCQDDVGHHPSCGEDEECWKR from the coding sequence ATGACCCTGACTGAACCTACCCTTGCGCCGCCGATGGCCCCCACGACCGTCGACATGGCGCAGATCTTCGCCGCTCATTCCGAGCGCGCGGCCCGGATCGAAGCTTTGCGCCCCGGCAACAAGGATCGTCTCTTCGACGGCCTCATCGCCGCCGGCATCACCCATGTCACTGTCACCTTCGACGGTGCTGGAGACAGCGGCCAGATCGAAAGTATCGGCGCATGGTCCGGCGAGACAGCGGTCGATTTCCCCGCGACCGAGATCGCATACGCCGCCCTGACCTGGGACGACCCAGAGGTCGAGATGCGGCAGCTCTCGCTGGAAGATGTCGTCGAGCAACTCGCCTACGACTTTCTCTCCGACACCCATGGCGGTTGGGAGAACAACGACGGCGCCTGGGGCGAGTTCTGCTTCGACGCTGCGGCCCGCTGCATCCACCTCGAGTTCAACGAGATGGGGTGGTTGCCGCCCTCCCCAGCGGCCACGCCTGTGTGCCAGGATGACGTGGGGCATCACCCATCATGCGGAGAGGATGAAGAATGTTGGAAACGATGA
- a CDS encoding IS110 family transposase gives MLETMIGVDLAKSVFQVHGASMTGVVKFRKRLTRSQFRRFLAAEPRSVFVMEACGSAHYWAREMVKTGHEVKLIAPQYVRPFVRRQKNDAADAEAIVIAAQRPEMTFVGTKDENQQASAVLFRSRERLIRQRTVAVNALRSILYEFGHVVPSGIRNLRRIEEILADENSDLPSLVRSECLDIIAQIREQTVRIEAKTKTAKELASKDDVARRLQTMPGVGPLTALAVETFAPEMSTFKGGRNFAAWLGLVPRQFSSGGREKLGRISKAGQADIRRLLIVGAMSRLNWMGRKTVPEGSWLARMIAKKPRMLVAIALANKMARTIWAMLTKQEDYREPATGLAT, from the coding sequence ATGTTGGAAACGATGATCGGCGTGGATTTGGCGAAGTCAGTATTTCAGGTGCATGGCGCTTCGATGACAGGCGTCGTGAAGTTTCGCAAGCGGTTGACCAGAAGCCAGTTCCGCCGGTTTCTCGCAGCTGAGCCCAGGTCCGTTTTCGTAATGGAAGCTTGCGGCAGCGCGCATTACTGGGCGCGCGAGATGGTCAAGACTGGCCACGAGGTGAAGCTGATTGCCCCGCAGTATGTGCGCCCCTTCGTCAGACGACAAAAAAACGACGCGGCCGACGCGGAAGCGATTGTGATCGCAGCTCAGCGTCCAGAGATGACGTTTGTAGGCACGAAGGACGAAAATCAGCAGGCAAGCGCGGTCCTCTTTCGGTCAAGGGAGCGTTTGATCCGGCAGCGCACGGTTGCAGTCAATGCGCTGCGGTCGATCCTCTACGAATTCGGGCATGTTGTGCCTTCGGGCATTCGCAACCTTCGGCGGATCGAGGAAATTCTCGCTGATGAAAACAGCGATCTGCCATCTCTAGTTCGGAGCGAGTGTCTCGATATCATAGCACAGATCCGGGAACAGACGGTTCGGATTGAGGCGAAGACTAAGACTGCCAAGGAATTGGCCTCGAAGGATGACGTCGCTCGGCGACTTCAGACCATGCCGGGTGTGGGCCCTCTGACAGCGCTCGCTGTAGAAACCTTTGCTCCAGAAATGTCGACATTCAAAGGCGGTCGAAATTTCGCTGCCTGGCTTGGGCTTGTCCCGCGCCAGTTTTCGTCGGGAGGCCGCGAGAAGCTCGGCCGTATCTCCAAGGCAGGGCAAGCTGACATACGGCGGCTCCTGATTGTCGGTGCCATGTCACGTCTGAACTGGATGGGCAGGAAGACGGTCCCCGAAGGGTCATGGCTTGCGCGCATGATTGCGAAGAAGCCGCGGATGCTTGTGGCAATTGCGCTGGCAAACAAGATGGCCCGGACGATTTGGGCGATGCTGACCAAACAAGAGGATTACCGAGAGCCAGCAACTGGCTTGGCGACGTAA
- a CDS encoding TetR/AcrR family transcriptional regulator, with translation MLRRKSAEDRKTEIIAAVLDLADRIGPDRLTTNEIAQEVGVTQAAIFRHFPTKAELWTAVGDAIADRLECAWQQAVTNSESPQARLRALIAAQLQQIGETPALPAILHSRELNVDNAALRDRFRGVLMQYQAHLVANLHAMAQAGMMGAGVQPKDAAVLLTSLVQGIAIRWSLGSRSFDIVPEGMRLLEVQLVLFARKEMQT, from the coding sequence ATGTTGCGTCGCAAATCCGCCGAGGATCGCAAGACCGAAATCATTGCCGCCGTTCTGGACTTGGCCGACCGTATCGGCCCGGACCGGCTGACGACCAATGAAATCGCGCAAGAGGTCGGCGTGACCCAAGCCGCGATATTCCGGCATTTCCCGACAAAGGCGGAGCTTTGGACCGCGGTCGGGGACGCTATCGCGGATCGGCTGGAATGCGCGTGGCAACAGGCTGTGACGAACAGCGAAAGCCCGCAGGCACGGCTAAGGGCGCTGATCGCCGCACAGTTGCAGCAGATCGGGGAAACCCCCGCGCTTCCGGCCATTTTGCATTCCCGCGAATTGAACGTGGACAATGCCGCCCTGCGCGACCGGTTTCGTGGGGTTCTGATGCAGTATCAGGCGCATCTGGTGGCAAACCTGCATGCCATGGCCCAAGCCGGGATGATGGGTGCGGGCGTTCAGCCAAAGGATGCCGCCGTGCTTCTGACGTCGCTTGTTCAGGGCATTGCCATCCGGTGGAGCCTTGGCTCGCGCAGCTTTGACATCGTGCCCGAGGGGATGCGCCTGCTGGAGGTGCAACTGGTTCTGTTTGCCCGCAAGGAGATGCAGACATGA